From the genome of Nicotiana sylvestris chromosome 2, ASM39365v2, whole genome shotgun sequence, one region includes:
- the LOC104246449 gene encoding probable 2' cyclic ADP-D-ribose synthase BdTIR, producing MQRSAISSSSAKNVCHQILRLRRQIEPAKNRTPCDVFINHRGIDTKRNVAGLLYEHIKNNLGLQPFLDSKNMKPGDKLFDKIDPAIRNCKIGMAVFSPQYCDSYFCLHELSLMMESKKRVIPVFCDVKPSELAIKELNVNFPNKDLEKFNLALEEAKYTVGLTFDTLKGDWSEFLVKASDAIMKNLYEVEREKLIHRKIYIRRKQLLHNY from the exons ATGCAACGTTCAGCAATATCTTCCTCTTCAGCCAAGAACGTGTGCCATCAAATTCTCCGGCTCCGACGACAAATCGAGCCAGCGAAAAACCGGACACCATGCGACGTGTTCATAAACCACAGAGGAATTGACACAAAAAGAAATGTAGCAGGATTGTTGTATGAGCACATTAAGAATAATCTTGGGCTGCAGCCATTTTTGGACAGTAAGAACATGAAACCAGGGGATAAATTGTTCGATAAAATCGATCCAGCGATTCGCAATTGTAAAATTGGGATGGCTGTTTTCTCCCCTCAGTATTGTGATTCTTATTTTTGCTTGCATGAGTTGTCTCTAATGATGGAATCAAAGAAGAGGGTTATACCAGTTTTTTGTGATGTTAAACCTTCGGAACTTGCTATTAAAGAGTTGAATGTTAATTTTCCGAATAAGGATTTGGAGAAGTTTAACTTGGCTCTTGAGGAGGCAAAATACACCGTTGGACTCACATTTGATACTTTAAAAGG GGACTGGTCGGAGTTCCTGGTGAAAGCTTCGGATGCAATAATGAAGAACTTGTACGAGGTAGAAAGAGAGAAGCTGATCCACAGAAAGATATATATTCGTCGAAAACAACTTTTACACAACTATTGA